CTGGCGCTGTACTTGGAGAGCACCTTGGCGAGCTCCTGGGCTACCTCCTCCATGGACTTGGCGACGAGGTGCACCTCCTTGGCGACCCTGCGGACCTCCATGGCGATGTCCTTGCCGCTCGcgccgcacccgaccaccaccaccacctcgtcGCGGAACGGCTCCGGCACCCTGTACGAGTGGCTGTGCATCTGCCTCCCCCTCCACACCTCCATGCCTTCGATGCTTGGCAGTCTCGGCTGCGAGTAATGGCCGTTGGCCACCATCACGGCGTCGaacgcctcctccacctcctcggaCTTGCCGAGATCGACGGACCTCACCGTCCATTGCCTCGTCGGGCCCGGCGCCAGGAAAACACGCACAACGCTGGTGTTGAGCCTGACGAACTCCATGAGCCCGAACGCGTCGCAGAAGTCCTTGAGGTAGAGGTACACCTCGCGGTGGCCCGGGAAGCGGCGGCCGTCGCGGCCGTCCTTGGGCGCGAACTGGAAGTCGGTGAACCCCATGGTCTCCCGGGCGCTGATCAGGCGGAGGGACGCGTACATGCTGCCGTGCACCTTCACCGGCGCCGCCGCGGCGCCGAGCGGGTCTGCGCCGTCAGTCATGGGATCGTACCGCCACTGCCCGCCCACGTCGCCGCTCTGCTCCAGCACCGTCACGTCGTGGCCCTCCCGCCGCAGCTCGCGGGCTGACGCCAACCCGGCCATCCCGGCCCCGATCACGCATACCTTCTGCCGTTGCAATGGCTTAATG
The sequence above is drawn from the Triticum aestivum cultivar Chinese Spring unplaced genomic scaffold, IWGSC CS RefSeq v2.1 scaffold225818, whole genome shotgun sequence genome and encodes:
- the LOC123172756 gene encoding flavin-containing monooxygenase FMO GS-OX-like 9 isoform X2 — protein: MKIDMVCDDDIKPLQRQKVCVIGAGMAGLASARELRREGHDVTVLEQSGDVGGQWRYDPMTDGADPLGAAAAPVKVHGSMYASLRLISARETMGFTDFQFAPKDGRDGRRFPGHREVYLYLKDFCDAFGLMEFVRLNTSVVRVFLAPGPTRQWTVRSVDLGKSEEVEEAFDAVMVANGHYSQPRLPSIEGMEVWRGRQMHSHSYRVPEPFRDEVVVVVGCGASGKDIAMEVRRVAKEVHLVAKSMEEVAQELAKVLSKYSASLHLQPHVERLCEDGRVVFGDGSTILADTIIYCTGFNYCFPFLDTEGAVTVDDNCVGPLFEHVFPPSLAPSLSFVGIPVKVFAPWFFEAQAKWVAQVLSGKRTLPPEVEMMRSVEEYYRAREAAGAPKNYTHDVSLFDTTALTTTHNLHDNRTLVCSWMSSGASTATSLAWRNGVTSCLCRR
- the LOC123172756 gene encoding flavin-containing monooxygenase FMO GS-OX-like 8 isoform X1 produces the protein MKIDMVCDDDIKPLQRQKVCVIGAGMAGLASARELRREGHDVTVLEQSGDVGGQWRYDPMTDGADPLGAAAAPVKVHGSMYASLRLISARETMGFTDFQFAPKDGRDGRRFPGHREVYLYLKDFCDAFGLMEFVRLNTSVVRVFLAPGPTRQWTVRSVDLGKSEEVEEAFDAVMVANGHYSQPRLPSIEGMEVWRGRQMHSHSYRVPEPFRDEVVVVVGCGASGKDIAMEVRRVAKEVHLVAKSMEEVAQELAKVLSKYSASLHLQPHVERLCEDGRVVFGDGSTILADTIIYCTGFNYCFPFLDTEGAVTVDDNCVGPLFEHVFPPSLAPSLSFVGIPVKVFAPWFFEAQAKWVAQVLSGKRTLPPEVEMMRSVEEYYRAREAAGAPKNYTHDVSLFDTTALTTTHNLHDNRTLFMDEFGSKYCDFPGVEKWRYELLVSSLVNMFDNLETFRDEYQDSDSIRKGVEEWHLSAQQAQAAVVAVAPAATKEQLLGLLEKVE